The Gymnodinialimonas sp. 57CJ19 genome includes a window with the following:
- a CDS encoding iron-sulfur cluster assembly accessory protein, whose product MLSIPPKVTDRAFARLAEINESADTPQALRVAVEGGGCSGFQYEIKLDAPGSDDLVLEGQGQKVVVDTVSLPFLADAIIDFSEELIGARFTIENPNASSSCGCGTSFSM is encoded by the coding sequence ATGCTTTCCATTCCGCCCAAAGTCACGGACCGCGCCTTCGCGCGCTTGGCCGAGATCAACGAGTCCGCCGACACGCCACAAGCTCTCCGCGTGGCCGTCGAGGGCGGCGGCTGTTCAGGGTTTCAGTATGAAATCAAGCTCGATGCGCCGGGATCAGATGATTTGGTGCTGGAAGGCCAAGGCCAGAAAGTGGTTGTAGATACCGTGTCCCTGCCCTTCTTGGCCGATGCGATTATCGACTTCTCGGAAGAGCTGATTGGCGCGCGGTTCACGATTGAGAACCCCAATGCGTCTTCGTCTTGCGGCTGCGGCACTTCGTTCTCGATGTAA
- a CDS encoding acyl-CoA dehydrogenase family protein: protein MDLSFSAQELAFQAEVRAFIAEALPKDIAARVADGSGPTRDDMHTWHAILNDKGWLGGTWPAAHGGCDWGPIELHIFEEESALANAPRIVPFGVKMLAPVLMKFGSVAQQAELLPRILDGRDWWCQGYSEPGAGSDLASLKTRAERDGDHYIVNGQKTWTTYGQYANRIFCLVRTRSDGKPQAGISFLLIDLDTPGIEMRPIRLIEGGFEVNEVFFTDVRVPVENLVGAENDGWTIAKYLLGHERTNIAGTGFSVQALSQVKALARTVKRNGKPLIENPLFAARLAETEADLEAMKITNLRMLSKAAAGGQLGAEPSMLKIKGTVIRQSLNDLARRALGPAAAPFPSEDLDNLAITPPNHSHNAADYFNNRKISIYGGSNEIQRNILAKGMMTR, encoded by the coding sequence ATGGATCTATCATTTTCGGCGCAAGAGCTTGCCTTTCAAGCCGAGGTTCGCGCCTTTATAGCCGAAGCCTTGCCCAAGGATATCGCGGCCCGCGTGGCCGATGGCAGCGGTCCCACCCGCGATGACATGCACACTTGGCACGCGATCCTGAATGACAAGGGATGGCTTGGCGGCACATGGCCCGCGGCTCACGGCGGCTGTGATTGGGGTCCGATCGAGCTTCATATCTTCGAGGAAGAAAGCGCACTGGCAAACGCGCCACGGATCGTGCCGTTCGGCGTTAAGATGCTGGCGCCTGTGCTGATGAAATTCGGCTCCGTGGCGCAACAGGCAGAGCTTCTGCCACGCATTCTGGACGGGCGTGACTGGTGGTGTCAGGGCTATTCCGAGCCCGGCGCTGGCAGTGATCTTGCGTCCCTCAAGACCCGCGCCGAACGCGACGGCGACCATTATATCGTGAATGGCCAGAAGACTTGGACGACCTACGGCCAATATGCCAACCGCATCTTCTGCCTTGTGCGCACCCGCTCTGACGGCAAACCTCAAGCCGGGATCAGTTTTCTGCTTATCGACCTGGATACGCCGGGGATCGAGATGCGTCCCATCCGCCTGATCGAAGGCGGTTTCGAGGTAAACGAAGTGTTCTTCACCGATGTGCGCGTGCCCGTCGAGAACCTTGTCGGAGCCGAGAATGACGGCTGGACGATCGCCAAATATCTACTGGGACACGAGCGGACAAACATCGCTGGCACCGGGTTTTCCGTACAGGCCCTGTCGCAGGTCAAAGCCCTGGCGAGAACCGTGAAGCGGAACGGCAAGCCATTGATCGAGAACCCCTTATTCGCCGCCCGTTTGGCAGAAACGGAGGCCGATTTGGAGGCGATGAAAATCACCAACTTGCGGATGCTGTCCAAGGCCGCCGCAGGCGGGCAACTGGGAGCCGAGCCGTCTATGTTGAAAATCAAGGGTACGGTGATCCGGCAATCCCTCAACGATCTGGCGCGGCGCGCGTTGGGTCCAGCGGCCGCCCCCTTCCCTTCGGAGGACTTGGACAATCTGGCCATCACGCCCCCCAACCACAGCCACAACGCGGCCGATTACTTCAATAACCGTAAGATCTCGATCTACGGCGGCTCGAACGAAATCCAACGCAACATCTTGGCCAAGGGGATGATGACCCGATGA
- the betI gene encoding transcriptional regulator BetI, with amino-acid sequence MMAIRKDALVNATISEIGRRGSLDVTVGQIAKAAGVSSALAHHYFGSKDALLLAAMRAILREFGTAARAELAKADTPRGRLTAIARASFGGQNFHPEVVSAWLTFYVMAQRDPKAARLLRVYQHRLVSNLTYSLRPLTNNAANIATTTAALIDGLYIRHALIGTTVPDAEAAIARVTDYLEVALR; translated from the coding sequence ATGATGGCTATACGCAAAGACGCGCTTGTCAACGCTACGATCAGCGAGATCGGGCGGCGAGGGTCGTTGGACGTGACTGTTGGACAGATCGCGAAAGCCGCGGGTGTGTCCTCTGCCTTGGCGCACCATTACTTTGGCTCCAAAGACGCGCTTTTGTTGGCTGCCATGCGTGCGATCCTTCGGGAGTTTGGCACCGCCGCTCGGGCTGAACTGGCCAAGGCAGATACGCCGCGAGGCCGCCTGACGGCCATCGCGCGCGCCTCTTTCGGGGGGCAGAACTTCCACCCAGAAGTCGTCTCGGCGTGGTTAACCTTCTACGTCATGGCGCAGCGCGACCCCAAAGCCGCGCGGCTTTTGCGTGTGTACCAGCATCGTTTGGTGTCCAATCTGACCTATTCGTTAAGACCGTTAACGAATAACGCCGCCAACATCGCCACCACCACCGCTGCGCTGATCGACGGCCTCTATATTCGTCACGCTTTGATAGGCACCACCGTGCCCGACGCCGAAGCCGCCATCGCCCGCGTCACCGATTATCTGGAGGTGGCCCTGCGATGA
- the choX gene encoding choline ABC transporter substrate-binding protein, whose translation MTLFRATATSAMALALTAGAAMADAHAECGTVTFSDVGWTDITATTAATTVVLEALGYETDILVLSVPVTYTSLAEGDVDIFLGNWMPTMEADIAPYREAGTVDTVRANLEGAKYTLATNAAGAALGITDFASIAAAMDELDGEIYGIEPGNDGNRLIMDMIEADAFGLSEFEVVESSEQGMLAQVARASDRDEPVVFLGWEPHPMNANFDLTYLEGGDDWFGPDLGGATVYTNTSAGYVDACPNVGALLNNLSFSLAMENEIMGAILDDGEDPADAATAWMSANPDAVMAWLDGVTTFDGGDAAAAVSEALGL comes from the coding sequence ATGACCCTTTTCCGCGCAACAGCGACCAGCGCCATGGCGCTTGCTTTGACCGCCGGTGCTGCGATGGCTGACGCCCACGCCGAATGTGGCACCGTCACCTTCTCGGATGTCGGTTGGACCGACATCACCGCGACGACGGCGGCGACCACCGTGGTGCTCGAGGCGCTTGGCTATGAAACCGACATCCTCGTGCTGTCCGTACCGGTGACCTACACGTCGCTGGCCGAAGGCGATGTGGACATTTTCCTGGGCAACTGGATGCCCACGATGGAGGCCGATATCGCCCCCTATCGTGAGGCAGGCACCGTCGACACCGTGCGCGCGAACCTTGAAGGCGCCAAATACACGCTGGCCACCAACGCGGCTGGCGCGGCGCTTGGCATCACCGATTTCGCCTCGATCGCTGCGGCGATGGATGAGCTGGACGGAGAGATCTACGGCATCGAGCCCGGCAACGACGGCAACCGTCTGATCATGGATATGATCGAGGCCGACGCCTTTGGCCTGTCCGAGTTTGAGGTCGTCGAATCCTCGGAGCAGGGGATGCTGGCCCAAGTCGCCCGCGCATCAGATCGCGACGAGCCTGTCGTTTTCCTTGGTTGGGAACCTCACCCGATGAACGCCAACTTTGACCTGACCTATCTGGAGGGCGGCGACGATTGGTTCGGCCCCGACCTGGGCGGCGCAACGGTCTACACCAACACCTCGGCCGGTTATGTGGATGCCTGCCCGAACGTCGGCGCCTTGCTGAACAACCTGTCGTTCAGCCTTGCCATGGAAAACGAGATCATGGGCGCGATCCTTGATGATGGTGAAGATCCCGCCGACGCCGCGACCGCGTGGATGTCCGCCAACCCCGACGCCGTTATGGCGTGGCTGGACGGCGTGACCACATTCGACGGTGGCGACGCCGCCGCCGCAGTGTCGGAAGCGCTGGGTCTTTGA
- a CDS encoding deoxyguanosinetriphosphate triphosphohydrolase yields MRAVYSCDPTATRGRIVAEEESAHRSPFQRDRDRIIHSSAFRRLKHKTQVFVEHEGDYFRTRLTHSLEVAQVARTMARSLGLDEDLTETVALAHDLGHPPFGHTGEDALQALMAPFGGYDHNAQALRIVTHLERHYAEFDGLNLTWETLEGIAKHNGPVPAPLPWALAASCTGIDLELSTHASAEAQVAALADDIAYNHHDLHDGLRAELFSTDELAELPILDACFAEVDRRYPGLNYYRRRHEALRRFFGVLVEDVLDHARAVLAEVAPQSPMDIRMAGRPIIRFSQSLFEDLQVIRKFLFTRMYRAPSVVVMRRDVTQVVEELFPFFLQNPGELPKQWRKDVEDVSGDATALARIVSDYISGMTDRFALQSHQRLIGGVEGGTVKGPHSLNFGA; encoded by the coding sequence ATGCGTGCAGTCTATTCATGCGACCCCACAGCCACGCGCGGACGCATCGTGGCGGAAGAAGAAAGCGCCCACCGGTCGCCGTTCCAGCGCGACCGGGACAGGATCATTCATTCCAGCGCCTTCCGCCGCCTGAAGCATAAAACGCAAGTGTTTGTGGAGCATGAGGGCGATTATTTCCGCACCCGCCTGACCCACTCGTTGGAGGTGGCGCAGGTTGCCCGCACCATGGCGCGGTCGTTGGGGCTGGACGAAGACCTGACAGAAACCGTTGCCTTGGCCCATGATCTGGGCCATCCGCCGTTTGGTCATACGGGCGAGGATGCGCTGCAAGCGCTGATGGCACCCTTCGGCGGCTACGACCACAACGCGCAGGCGCTGCGGATCGTCACTCATCTGGAGCGTCACTACGCCGAGTTTGATGGGCTCAACCTGACGTGGGAAACGCTGGAAGGAATTGCCAAACACAACGGTCCAGTGCCCGCCCCGCTGCCTTGGGCTTTGGCGGCCAGTTGCACCGGGATTGATCTGGAACTCTCTACCCATGCCTCGGCCGAGGCGCAGGTTGCGGCGCTGGCCGATGACATTGCATACAACCATCACGATCTGCACGACGGTCTGCGGGCGGAGCTGTTTTCGACCGATGAATTGGCCGAGTTGCCGATCCTGGACGCGTGTTTTGCAGAGGTGGACAGGCGCTACCCCGGCCTGAACTATTACCGCCGACGGCATGAGGCGCTGCGGCGGTTTTTTGGCGTTTTGGTGGAGGATGTCTTGGACCACGCCCGCGCCGTTTTGGCCGAGGTTGCCCCCCAGAGCCCGATGGATATCCGCATGGCGGGACGGCCAATCATCCGGTTTTCCCAAAGCCTGTTTGAAGACCTGCAAGTCATTCGCAAGTTCCTGTTCACCCGCATGTATCGTGCGCCCTCGGTCGTGGTGATGCGTCGGGACGTGACCCAGGTGGTGGAGGAATTGTTCCCCTTCTTCCTGCAAAACCCCGGCGAATTGCCCAAGCAGTGGCGCAAGGACGTGGAAGATGTCTCGGGCGATGCCACCGCTTTGGCGCGGATCGTGTCCGATTACATCTCGGGGATGACCGATAGATTTGCCCTGCAAAGCCACCAGAGGTTGATCGGTGGCGTGGAAGGCGGCACAGTGAAAGGGCCCCACTCGCTCAATTTCGGAGCCTGA
- the choW gene encoding choline ABC transporter permease subunit, with protein MTFLTECKLRIGDGAEAVFDWLQSNGAFIFDAMAVALEAMIEVFLAILQEPPNTSWWQDIRLRDASFLYPQEWHPFLIIAIFTGLAWWLHRGWKVPALVAVGFLFIVNQGYWEETTESLTLVLSACVVCMGVGVPIGIAVAHRPRLYAWMRPILDLMQTLPTFVYLIPAIVFFGIGMVPGLIATVIFVLPAPIRLTHLGISSTPNSLREAADAFGATPSQKLWKVELPYALPQIMTGLNQTIMLSLSMVVIAALVGADGLGVPVVRALNQVNTGLGFESGFIIVVVAIVLDRTLRVKA; from the coding sequence ATCACCTTTTTGACCGAATGCAAGCTGCGCATCGGTGACGGGGCTGAAGCGGTGTTCGATTGGCTGCAATCCAATGGCGCGTTCATTTTCGATGCCATGGCCGTGGCGCTGGAGGCAATGATCGAGGTCTTTCTCGCCATCCTGCAAGAGCCGCCCAACACGTCCTGGTGGCAGGATATCCGCCTGCGCGACGCCAGTTTCCTTTACCCGCAGGAGTGGCATCCCTTTCTAATCATTGCGATTTTCACCGGGCTTGCGTGGTGGTTGCATCGCGGCTGGAAGGTGCCTGCCTTGGTCGCTGTGGGCTTCTTGTTCATCGTGAACCAGGGCTACTGGGAAGAAACGACCGAAAGCTTGACGCTGGTGCTGTCGGCCTGTGTCGTGTGCATGGGGGTGGGCGTGCCGATTGGTATCGCGGTGGCTCACAGGCCCCGCCTATACGCTTGGATGCGGCCCATTCTGGACCTGATGCAAACCCTACCGACCTTCGTCTATCTTATTCCAGCCATTGTGTTTTTTGGCATCGGCATGGTGCCCGGCCTTATCGCAACAGTCATTTTCGTGCTGCCCGCGCCGATCCGCTTGACCCATCTGGGCATCTCCTCCACGCCCAATTCCTTGCGAGAGGCCGCCGACGCATTCGGGGCCACGCCTTCGCAAAAACTGTGGAAGGTCGAGCTTCCCTACGCCCTGCCACAGATCATGACGGGCCTGAACCAAACCATCATGTTGTCGTTGTCGATGGTCGTCATCGCGGCGCTTGTGGGCGCCGATGGCTTGGGTGTTCCGGTGGTGCGGGCGTTGAACCAGGTGAACACGGGGCTCGGCTTTGAAAGCGGATTCATCATCGTTGTGGTCGCCATCGTGCTGGACCGGACGTTGAGGGTGAAGGCATGA
- a CDS encoding GFA family protein, with protein MKLNGKCHCGAVQFTAVLKGGLAFARRCDCSLCTMRGAVAVSTDLDGFTITKGAENLTLYQFNTRVAEHYFCSQCGIYTHHKRRSNPNEYGVNLACLEGQSPFQLAEIIVHDGQQHPTDGGPCDGVAGILRYEENR; from the coding sequence ATGAAACTGAACGGAAAATGCCATTGTGGGGCGGTGCAATTTACCGCTGTCTTGAAGGGCGGCTTGGCCTTTGCTCGTCGGTGTGATTGTTCGCTGTGCACCATGCGCGGGGCGGTTGCTGTCTCGACCGATCTGGACGGGTTTACGATCACGAAGGGGGCGGAAAACCTGACGCTCTATCAGTTCAATACCCGTGTGGCCGAGCACTATTTTTGCAGCCAGTGCGGCATCTACACCCACCACAAACGCCGCTCCAACCCCAATGAATACGGGGTAAATCTGGCCTGTCTTGAAGGGCAATCACCGTTCCAACTGGCCGAGATCATCGTCCATGACGGCCAGCAACACCCCACCGACGGAGGCCCCTGTGACGGGGTTGCCGGTATCTTGCGTTACGAGGAAAACCGATGA
- the choV gene encoding choline ABC transporter ATP-binding protein: protein MSTAVSFRDVCIMFGPRPAQALTLADQGGTRSDIQAATEHVLGVHDCSLDVEEGEILVLMGLSGSGKSTLLRAVNGLNPVARGQVEVTDGNWSCTLPGASATDLRYLRQNCVSMVFQQFGLLPWRSVRENVGLGLELAGQSAADRNAAVEQQLALVGLAEWADRKVGELSGGMQQRVGLARAFVTNAPILLMDEPFSALDPLIRSKLQDELLDLQRDLKRTIIFVSHDLDEAFKIGNRIAILEGGRIVQIGTPRQIFSEPATEYVAEFVSNMNPLGVLTARDVMQDVRSDAPSIPAELPVQDILARFAENPAPLAVEEGGEIVGTVTTESVAARLGTPG, encoded by the coding sequence ATGAGCACAGCCGTTTCATTTCGCGATGTTTGCATCATGTTTGGCCCCCGTCCGGCGCAGGCGTTAACCCTTGCCGATCAGGGCGGCACACGGTCCGACATTCAAGCCGCGACCGAGCATGTTCTGGGCGTCCACGACTGCTCCCTCGATGTGGAGGAAGGGGAAATCCTCGTTCTCATGGGGTTATCCGGCTCGGGTAAATCTACGCTTCTGCGGGCGGTTAATGGGCTTAACCCTGTTGCCCGTGGGCAGGTCGAAGTAACGGACGGCAATTGGTCCTGCACCCTTCCGGGGGCCAGCGCAACCGATCTGCGCTATCTGCGCCAGAATTGCGTTTCCATGGTTTTTCAACAGTTTGGCCTGCTGCCGTGGCGGTCCGTGCGGGAGAATGTGGGCCTTGGATTAGAGCTCGCGGGGCAATCCGCCGCTGATCGGAATGCAGCCGTTGAACAGCAGTTGGCCTTGGTTGGGCTGGCGGAATGGGCAGATCGCAAGGTGGGTGAATTGTCAGGCGGGATGCAGCAGCGTGTGGGCCTTGCCCGAGCCTTCGTGACCAACGCCCCGATCTTGCTGATGGATGAGCCGTTCTCGGCGCTGGACCCATTGATCCGTAGCAAATTGCAGGATGAATTGTTGGATCTGCAACGGGATCTCAAGCGGACGATCATTTTCGTGAGCCATGATCTGGATGAGGCCTTCAAGATCGGCAACCGCATCGCCATTCTGGAAGGGGGGCGCATCGTTCAGATTGGCACGCCACGGCAGATCTTCTCGGAACCGGCGACAGAGTATGTGGCGGAATTTGTGTCTAATATGAACCCGTTAGGGGTTCTGACGGCGCGTGACGTGATGCAAGATGTGCGCTCTGACGCGCCTAGCATCCCGGCCGAATTGCCGGTGCAAGATATTCTGGCCCGCTTCGCCGAAAACCCCGCCCCCTTGGCCGTCGAAGAGGGCGGAGAGATAGTGGGAACAGTGACCACGGAATCCGTGGCCGCGCGGTTAGGAACGCCCGGCTAA
- a CDS encoding acyl-CoA dehydrogenase family protein translates to MNFEQSDDRRMLSETLRRYLADGYDLAHRNTVAYDAPFHDPTKWAELTELGLFYALVPESHGGMGGHGFDIATVFEELGRALCPEPVLGQVMAASLLTDADALMAGTRYAVAIGEIDAPYDLQDITTSGLNGRLTGRKSVVYGAPSAEILLVAARQNGRIALFEMPAENTEITGYGMIDGGPAGEVILDDTPATLLLEDAENALQNAMDRGALALCAEALGAMEVVQDTLVDYLTTRKQFGQPLVAFQALQHRAIDLAIEIEQARSIVILAASADGSDAFPKRAAQAKHLVGKVARLVAEEAIQMHGGIGITWEYPLSHYAKRLVMIDHQLGDTDWHLERLIKGLAGRS, encoded by the coding sequence ATGAACTTCGAGCAATCCGATGACCGCCGCATGTTGTCAGAGACGCTGCGCCGCTATTTGGCGGACGGCTATGACCTCGCCCACCGCAATACGGTCGCTTACGACGCGCCTTTCCACGATCCTACGAAATGGGCGGAATTAACCGAACTTGGCCTGTTTTATGCCCTCGTCCCCGAAAGCCACGGCGGAATGGGCGGGCACGGGTTTGATATCGCGACCGTCTTTGAGGAATTGGGCCGGGCGCTTTGCCCGGAACCGGTTTTGGGTCAAGTCATGGCGGCCTCCTTGTTAACCGACGCAGACGCGTTGATGGCCGGCACGCGCTATGCCGTCGCCATCGGAGAGATCGACGCGCCCTATGATCTGCAAGATATCACCACAAGTGGCCTTAACGGACGGTTAACAGGGCGGAAATCCGTGGTCTACGGCGCACCCTCTGCGGAAATACTGTTGGTCGCGGCACGGCAAAACGGCAGGATCGCGCTGTTTGAAATGCCCGCAGAGAATACCGAAATCACCGGCTATGGGATGATCGACGGCGGTCCGGCCGGCGAGGTTATCCTGGACGACACGCCTGCCACGCTACTGCTGGAAGATGCTGAAAACGCACTGCAAAACGCAATGGACCGGGGCGCGTTGGCCCTATGCGCCGAGGCGCTTGGCGCGATGGAGGTGGTACAGGACACGCTGGTTGACTACCTGACAACGCGCAAGCAATTCGGCCAGCCTCTAGTGGCGTTTCAGGCCTTGCAGCACCGCGCCATCGACCTGGCGATCGAGATCGAGCAAGCTCGCTCCATCGTGATCCTTGCGGCCTCAGCCGATGGCAGCGACGCGTTTCCCAAACGCGCTGCTCAAGCGAAACATCTGGTCGGAAAGGTCGCGCGGCTCGTGGCCGAAGAGGCGATCCAGATGCATGGCGGCATCGGGATCACTTGGGAATATCCGCTGTCCCACTACGCCAAACGGCTCGTCATGATCGACCACCAACTAGGCGACACGGATTGGCATTTAGAGCGCCTTATTAAAGGCTTAGCCGGGCGTTCCTAA
- the betC gene encoding choline-sulfatase — MTAPNSRPNILILMVDQLNGTLFPDGPAQWLHTPNLDRLAAKSTRFANAYTASPLCAPARASFMSGQLPSRTGVYDNAAEFASSIPTYAHHLRRAGYYTALSGKMHFVGPDQLHGFEQRLTTDIYPADFGWTPDYRKPGERIDWWYHNMGSVTGSGVAEITNQMEYDDAVAFEAEQKLYDLSRGQDPRPWCLTVSFTHPHDPYVARREFWDLYNDCEHLMPEVGPIPYNDQDPHSKRILDANDLENFEITDADVARSRQAYFANISYLDQKIGGILDVLERTGQEAHIVFVSDHGDMLGERGLWFKMSFFEGSARVPLMISAPEMAPGLVTDPVSTIDLCPTLCDLAGVSMEDVMPWTDGESLMPLGNGGTRTSPVAMEYAAEGSYAPVVALRYGPWKFTRCALDPDQLFDLSTDPQELTNLAEVAEHQGTRLTLRAKSEARWDLAAFDADVRESQARRWVVYEALRNGSYYPWDFQPLRDASERYMRNHMDLNVLEENQRFPRGE, encoded by the coding sequence ATGACTGCACCTAATTCTCGGCCTAACATATTGATCCTCATGGTAGATCAACTGAACGGCACGCTTTTCCCCGACGGCCCCGCCCAGTGGTTGCACACGCCCAACCTGGACCGTTTGGCCGCGAAATCCACGCGTTTTGCCAATGCCTACACCGCCTCTCCGCTGTGCGCTCCGGCGCGGGCATCGTTCATGTCGGGGCAGTTGCCCTCGCGGACCGGGGTTTATGACAATGCGGCCGAGTTCGCCTCCTCCATCCCCACCTACGCCCATCATTTGCGACGGGCGGGCTACTACACAGCGCTTTCGGGCAAGATGCATTTTGTCGGCCCCGATCAACTTCACGGGTTTGAACAGCGCCTGACGACCGACATCTACCCCGCCGATTTTGGCTGGACGCCCGATTATCGCAAACCCGGCGAGCGGATTGATTGGTGGTACCACAACATGGGGTCCGTGACCGGATCGGGCGTGGCCGAGATCACCAATCAGATGGAATACGACGACGCCGTGGCTTTCGAGGCGGAGCAAAAGCTATACGATCTGTCGCGCGGGCAAGACCCACGTCCGTGGTGCCTGACAGTCAGTTTCACCCACCCCCACGATCCCTACGTCGCGCGTCGCGAGTTCTGGGATTTATATAACGATTGCGAGCACTTGATGCCCGAAGTCGGCCCGATCCCCTACAACGATCAAGACCCCCACTCAAAGCGCATTCTGGATGCGAATGACCTGGAGAACTTTGAGATCACCGATGCCGATGTCGCCCGATCACGGCAGGCGTATTTCGCCAATATCTCTTACCTCGATCAAAAGATCGGCGGCATTCTGGATGTGTTGGAACGCACCGGGCAAGAGGCGCATATCGTCTTCGTCTCGGACCACGGCGATATGCTGGGGGAGCGGGGCCTTTGGTTCAAGATGTCCTTCTTTGAAGGCTCCGCCCGTGTGCCGCTCATGATCTCGGCGCCGGAGATGGCGCCGGGATTGGTGACCGATCCTGTGTCCACCATCGACCTCTGCCCGACCCTTTGCGACCTTGCGGGCGTGTCGATGGAAGACGTGATGCCTTGGACCGACGGCGAATCGTTAATGCCGTTAGGAAATGGCGGCACGCGCACCAGCCCCGTTGCAATGGAATACGCAGCCGAAGGCTCTTACGCGCCGGTGGTGGCCCTACGATACGGACCATGGAAATTCACCAGATGCGCCTTGGACCCAGACCAATTGTTCGACCTGTCCACGGACCCACAAGAGTTAACAAACTTGGCCGAGGTCGCCGAACACCAAGGCACGCGCCTGACACTTCGCGCCAAATCCGAGGCTCGATGGGATCTAGCGGCCTTCGACGCAGACGTGCGCGAAAGCCAAGCCCGCCGGTGGGTCGTCTACGAGGCTTTGCGAAATGGCTCTTACTATCCGTGGGATTTCCAACCTCTCCGCGACGCCTCTGAACGCTACATGCGCAATCACATGGACCTCAATGTTCTTGAGGAAAATCAACGCTTTCCACGGGGCGAATAG